ATGAAAGAACAAAATTAGGATTCTTTGAACAGTGTTTTTCAATAAAGTTTAATAATAGAGTACAGTTAAGCAtctatatttattgtaccagtacaataataatagtataaatATTGTTGAAAGGTTCAAGCAACTAGTTTTGACACTTCATCTTTTgctattgaaaaaacaaaaagcatggATCAAGATGAGTAGCAAAATAcctcttttttatattaaaaaaaaacaaatggaatCTGGAAATACTGGTTctacatatttattaataacataTTAAATAACCTTTTATCCCAAAAAAGAATCATTCTTATGGTAATATTTTATTGTACTGTAGATGCATTATGCCAGTAGCAAACTAAAACACCTCAATCATTTCTTGATGAAGGTTTGAATGAACTGAGCAGGaatgtaaaaaatacaaaacatacaCACTATAAATAGGGTGGTCCAAAAATAGGTGGACAgtaaatacaaacatttaattTGATTTGCACACATATACTTACATTGACTAACATATTCATTACATTGACAATTCACTTTTAAAGTTCACAATAATACAAAAGCTCTAAATTTTGTCAACACAGCTTCACCTGTTTTCTGATACATAACCCTATTTCACAGGCTGTCTAGCTACTTTTGGACCACCctctctctaaatatatatCAGAAGATGGCTCAATAAACaatattaaagtttaaaatttacACCTTGAGTTgtgtattcttttttaaaaaaaaacatgacattgTAATTATCACCATTTCAGTAACTGCTGTACAAAATGTATTGCCATGTTTTTTAAAGCAAGTCATTGCATGGATACAAGTTATAATAGAATGACATATTATATAGTATGCACAGCATAaagcaatatatttatttttgctaGGCTTTGTCTCTAGCTAGAAATTACCTTAATGCAGACTAAACAAAGAATGTTTATTAGGCCATCAATGCATAACAAAACTATtgactaaaaaaataatcaaatgaaTTCATTGACAATGTAACTGTAATTCATCTTCAATTATATGTACAAAATGAACACATCAACCTTCATTGGCTATCAACAAGAACAGCAGCAGTCAACAGTTTAGTTTGTTCAATGTAATGACCACACAAGGAATGCAAGAAAAAATATGATCATTAGTTAAagcaatgtcttttttttatcaatcatATTTGTCTTTTGATCATACTTATCAAGTAAAGTATGAGTTTGCGTGGCCACTCCACTCATTCTTAATTTTGAGTAAGACATTGCCATTCATGGCTATACTTGTATAGCTCCTGAGGAAAAACAGAATACAAAAAATACCAGGATATAGCTCCATATTAAAACTTGCCAAGAAATACCATATtaaagcacatttttttttttacaaattttctATTAGGAAAATAATAGTAAAgatattctaaaataataattaaaaaaaatttaaaatcaaatcaGACAGCATTTCCTCATTATTTTGCTTACTTTAGAAATGAATTGTTTGTTAACTTATTTAACATTCATAGAACATTTTCTTATGTAACAAGAACTCATAATTTTAACCAACATGATCTACAGCGGAAAATATTAAAaggaatattatttttattagagaAAACTATCTTATcatgtttaatataaaaatcagaatatttaaaaatatatagagtgttactaatttttgtttctatcaAACAGGCCTAAATTAATTTGACACAAGATTacaccttaactctttctctccgtaattattttttcacattctgatggaattcTTCAAttggctcattactatttcactaacatgttatgattaagcttctataacattttcatttgttatcaaaaatgttttagttggtATAGAgctaaaggggaatgcatgctctttttatataacacaaagtaaagtttataaaatttaacataaatttaattacatgaggtcaaatcaatgatggcatcgtcaattaggagagaaagagttaataaataataaagaaaaagtaaattaaacaatcacattttgttatttgctgttattattgaaatatttagtgcagtacataaaaaattgttaaggTATAAAACATAATCATAAATATAATCAAATTTGTGTAGCACCAGACAATCCCAATAGATTAGTATTATATCACAATACTCATAATaccatataaaatataaatccaTTAACTCCTATTAGCAGTTTAACCGCTAAGAGAAGGGAGATAGCCCTtccagtaaaaaaataaataaaaaagttgatttttttgctaaaacatgctaaaaacaaacatattaaagataaaaaaaaagtgtacttaCAATAACTTAGGAACAGAATAAACCATTTCTATGGTTGACTGACTTAAATAGACATGACATGACAGCACTATGGTACATTAGTTACCAaggaattattttaaaaaagtaaatgtggATAGGTCAAAAGTCTATAGTTGGAAGTCCTGTTACAGAACTTATCTATGTTTCACCATATTTTCAAAGTGCTACTAttatatgaaatatttaaagaaataaaacaaaaatagctagatattctaaagaaaaaaaaaaaagctaagttaATCTTGTACTGAATGAGACAAAAAGAGCTCTTTTCatacaaaagtttaaaaaaaacaaaacaacgaaaattcctACTGCATAAGGAATTAATTCTTAATACATTTTTGTGTCCCAATAGGAGTTAATGtgtaatttatttcattattttcaaaacatttctctCCAATATCAAtccataaaaaaagcaaaattatttctttcctCAGTAATTGCACAAACATTTCAAGGCTCAACTCATAAGATCTATCTATGTGATCCTGGAGATTTTGTTGCCTCCATCAAGTCTTTTGCCTTTGATCCCAACTTATCCAGATAGTCATAATGTAGTTTGCTATTGACTGTGGCCAATAAGCCCCTCTCATTCTTAACATTGAGATTTGGAGAGTAATCAATGAAGTCCCCATCTAAAGTAGTCATCTTGCCTCCAACAGCGTTCAGTATAGCATTGCCAGCACAGATATCCCATTTTTTTATTAGTGTGATGTGTGTATAGGCGTTAGCAGAACCTTTCACTACTTCTAAAGTCTTAAAGCCTGAAAGTGGTAGACAGATAATTGTTATTCacatctttaaaacaaaaaaaaacaaccatatCAGCTATGTATTAAGTAAAAATCCTAActaaacaaacattaaaaatatgaaattttcaaaataatactaaagattttttttgaatGTTAACAAGTTGTTTTTGAATTGTTTGTGAATGCAAGTTTTAGCTTTTATAACCTATCAATGTTAGAATTTATGAAGTCAGTAGCAACATAAGAAAGTATATATACAAAAGTGCAATCTGCAATCCTATCATTTTAATCATAGCTACTAAAATGAAGGTCTAACTAGTAGAAATTCTAGATTGGTCTGAAGAACTAAGTAAAGTATAATTTATGCCTAAAGACTCCTTAAAATAGTGTGGCAATAATATATAACTGGTAATATCATCTGCTCTTCAGAGCTTACTTAATCTATAAACTTACCAGCTCCACCTGCCGGAATTATTTCCACATTGTCCCCAAAAGCACTTTTTGCAACCTTCTCAACATCTCCCTGATGGCTTCGtgaaactatgattttgtgtttcTGGGAGCTGTTTAAATCCACTGATTCAGCTGGTTTAAGATTTTTAGAGTAGCCATAACCATCCCAAGCCCAATCTGAAATGAACAATAGTTTCAACTAGAGATAACCATGAAACAtactatatatagattctagtatagGTATATGATTTGccatgttaatttttttcacaTGCAATATTTTACAGTAGTCACAAATGTAATTTAAGGTTTctcattatattttttcattCTGATTAATATGTCCATCACATGCAcatatatacattatttttagATGCTAATACAGTGAAATCCATTTAATTTGAAATGGCATGGAACAGAAAGTGAATCTGAATTCTCAGAGCTCGAATTACACTTCAAAAAGGAAGTAGCTGAATAATATGGATTTTCTACAAATATACTTCAGTTGTTAGTGAATTCCTTAAATGTGAGAGTATCTTGGGCAGtgttattttgattttgttaatatCTGCAACAATccattttcatttcaattttcttttattagaaCATAGAAAATATCCATATAGCAAGTCATAGTGATTTCAATACAGCGCCTATTGTCTAGTGTGCACAGACTGTGATAGAGAAGGGTATGTGAGATATATCAGTCAGACAGTCATTCACAGGGCACACCCACCCAGGTCTTAACGCATCATGAAACatattatatacacacacaatgtGTTGCTAGAAATCAACTGGGGACATgactattcgttcaccgacaaatggCTCACGACTTTTCATTCATGCGACAATtagttcaccagacatttcgtttaCCCGAATTCCCCCGACAATTCGTTCTCGCAACATATCactcaccgacaacttgttcacaacaaattgttcacagacatcATTCACTGGATagaaacatattgttaatattatgcgGATAgaaacattgttaatattatatattctagtcgcatgtttaatttgtttacgttaaaacttttgtagctattatttccaaagagatctggcctaatctgagttgttaaaaaaaatattggagtGACAGaaccttctttttctttccattgatTATAAATGTGTCTGTTAAAAACTTCATTTGGGCCAATAGTTCTTTTTACAATTaccttttagaaataaaattttttaatcaaatggTCATTCACAAAGCTGGTGAATTATATTAAGACATTTGGAATCTCTTAACAATTCAACAAAAACTAGTTAGGAAAAAATACTTTGCATGAAATAGAACTATTACGTAAAGGTAGTGATTAAATATGCatcatattgtaataacttaagggaggcaagtcaatgtttatttacagggacATCACAAGTATACAAAACATCTGCCTTTAGCAGTCTCTTCATATCGGCTCTACACTTGGGCAGAAATCGTTCTTCTCTTCCttatgttgacatccttttgaGTCTAGTCTATAACAGTCcacaccttctgcactagcttaGATGGCAGTGagcatggcagggttataacaatataaacataaaaaaaaagggatatgagattataaaataaatgaataaaaagatCTTACATGTCTCTTCTTTGAATGGAACATTGATAACACCAATTTTGGGCTCTCCATCCACCACTACACACACCATTGTTGTTACATACTGAGTTAGACTTTCTACAAGTACAAGAAATAGTAAGccaatttgttttataagtaATAAGTGACCTCTatactgaacatttttttaggaGAATTTTTAATCTTCAAAGAGTCTTGTTAGAACCAATAGTTTAGAAATACAGACATGCCAACACTAACATTTggaattaaccttttttttttcttatgtgaAGATTTAAACTGAACCACAAGTTATAACAAGAACTCCCttctattaatttaaaaaaaaaacataacaaaacactaaaatatttaaaaaaataatagatttgAGAGTTTTTAGCCAATGGTAACACACAGAACTAGCCAGAGAAGCAAACAAACATAGTGATACTGATGAGGACAACAACTACCTGTATACTCCTGTGTGGCATCTAGAGGATCAATCCATATAGCAATCTTACTAACTGGAATAGATTGATCACTTTTGATTATTTCTTCAACTTCATCAAGTTTTGTGTTTACAggattaatttgattaaaatcaacaggtTTATTATCATGCTCTTCTGAAAATATCTGAATATAAAACAGAGATTTAAATCAttggtgtttgtttttttgagatTTTTGGTTTGTTGATGCACACACACTATTTGATTCAAGCAAATAATCGCCCTCCAACTCACTTGACCTAcatgtcatataaaaaaatatagaagtggAGGAGAGTAACTGATTGAGCATTTCAAATAGACTGCCACACTTCACTTTAAATTGACCACCTTACCCTCTATTGAAAGCATTGGCGGATAATGGGATTCAATTGCTCATACTCACTCCTGGAATTTCTAAAACCGCCTctcttatttacatttaaaagttatttttaagcctgtaaatctttttttattgtaacaTTTATAATAGAAATACCCATTTGTCCCACTTTATGCCTCATTTGTATGGCAATGTCCCACATAAAACTGTAATTTCTAATAAAATCATCATCACAAGTCTATAGATGTGAAATATACAATAGCTTGTGGTATGAGTATATAGTCAGTGACAAACTTAAATGAGAAACGTCTGCCTGGTGTAAATAGAATTCAATAgtccatatctatctatctatatatatatattttataaatcagTTTAAATAATCTGTATTGTACTGCAAACCTGTGAAAATCAAACTCAGAATGGATGCCTAATTTTATTATCCTCTTGATGCACATCTAACTAATTCAAGGCATTACAAAAAAGTACAATTTTAAACAATCCACACCCTTAGACAGCCCGCATGTGTAATGATTGACTAGCCATAAACTACTGGTACATAAAGTTGTTGCTCATCAGACGTCTGTACCTGTTGTAGTTCCAACAAGCAATACATAGAGAAATAAGTGCAACAATGTGTGAAATAGGAGCCTATGGTCATATCTGTATTTGGTACATGGTATTTGGACAGAAAGTCATTGGTGATGGTGGAGAAAGGTTTTCTGCAACAGCTGCAAACTGTCTGATTctgattgtttttaaaatgagattTTCAGAAAGCTTTCcaaatgtacatttcacaaccacacagccAACTATAGGAAGTATAAAGACCCACCATAGTTTCCGTAAATGCtatgaagtaaaataaattttgtaaacccCACACAGCTGCCGTGGCCAATCAATGGCGTTGGTTTGTAAAAACTGTGTGCGAAAATAGGGTTTAAAATATACTCTAGATGACTTGGTAAATTAAGTaaatagatctatgactatgccTTGATGTCTTTTATGTCAATTTTTTGTCATAGTTATAAATgacatttaatatataattatatatgacTATTATGACACTCAAAAATTTTGTTAGACTTAGAATCTATAAATTTTACATTAAGTTCATTAAGAAAATATGTGTGACTGAGTGTTGAGACATGGTTGccaactagatctaagtcccttgcctaaaaaaatgttttatatgtttcggatgttccttcagagttgaagataattacttcctagtccaaacctccagcaggaggatgggggatgggagctggcaggatttgaaccatgGACCATAGATAAATCTGAACGGCAGTCCatcgcgcaaaccgcacggccaggcagccagCCTAGATATAGGTCATTATAGAACCTAGAAATGTCTACCTTTATACTTGGATACATTTTAGAGAATCCATAGAAAATAGCTCGGTGAGACTCCAGGTCACCATTGGTCAGCATTTCGTCCGCTCCTTCTTTTGTTTTGCCTTTTACTTTCTCATCCATTTTATCTGGATGTTTAGAATAAATATCCCTCACATGATTACCACCTTTCTGAGCAAGACCTATGCTGACAGATAAAAGTTCTTTCATGCTGACTCTCTGTTCTCTTCTGAATAAGTCAGGCATACCAAATAAATACAGTAATGTTATTATAAGCCCACCTCCTATCACTAACATGCCCATAGGATTTATACGAACGTTTACAGGCGCCATACTTGACATTGTTGGCAACTGTAAATTAAGATACGAGCTTTGCTAGTTTAGTATAAAAATTGCGGTCTTAAAAAgctataattacatttttaatttaataggtGAATCAAATTTCACTCATAAATATATTATGATgatataataaaatgttttaatttcttgATCTGATTTCTTATTTCGaaactttttgtaaacattacAATAGTCAATATGccattttgttaaaatttatctattctagatctatactctaaagaaaaaaaaagatagtacAAAGTTGTAGAAAAGTAAATatgttagttttatttaaatttaagcattagagatttatacatttttcaTGCAGACTAAAAGAAATTGTTTCAAAAAAATCTTATGGTATTGATAAGCTTATAAAAAGTCCAGTGTCGATCTAGTACTGAAGGAGTCCAacaatatatctaaaaaaaaagatttagagggttaaaaataattttaaattctaaGGATAAATTGAAGCTTAGTTAAAACAACATTGTTATGATTTTCGTACTTTCTATCTTTTACAAATAACTGAAACATATTATTGCAGATGTCttcatatattctttttttcaaagcaaagaagtAGTCGAAGAAAAACCTGGCTATAAACATAATCAAGATGACTTCCATGGAA
The DNA window shown above is from Biomphalaria glabrata chromosome 5, xgBioGlab47.1, whole genome shotgun sequence and carries:
- the LOC106066115 gene encoding inositol monophosphatase 3-like codes for the protein MSSMAPVNVRINPMGMLVIGGGLIITLLYLFGMPDLFRREQRVSMKELLSVSIGLAQKGGNHVRDIYSKHPDKMDEKVKGKTKEGADEMLTNGDLESHRAIFYGFSKMYPSIKIFSEEHDNKPVDFNQINPVNTKLDEVEEIIKSDQSIPVSKIAIWIDPLDATQEYTESLTQYVTTMVCVVVDGEPKIGVINVPFKEETYWAWDGYGYSKNLKPAESVDLNSSQKHKIIVSRSHQGDVEKVAKSAFGDNVEIIPAGGAGFKTLEVVKGSANAYTHITLIKKWDICAGNAILNAVGGKMTTLDGDFIDYSPNLNVKNERGLLATVNSKLHYDYLDKLGSKAKDLMEATKSPGSHR